Below is a window of Rhodanobacteraceae bacterium DNA.
CTCGATGCCGTACTGCTCGAACAGCCGGAGCACGAAGTCGTCATCCTCGCGGCGCTCGTCGCCGGCGGCCAGCGCCGCGCGCAGCGTCGCGCCGCGGTCGCCGTGGCGGGTCGCCAGTTCCAGCAAACGGTCGCGTCCCTGGGCGATGGTCTGGCTCAGCGCCTGGTGCGCCGCGCGGGTTTCCTCGATCAGCGCAGCCAGCGGCGCGCCGGCGGTGTCCTCGCCGTCGGCGTGCTTGAGCGCAAGGCCGATCACGCGCGGGCCGAAGCGTTTGTACAGCTCGCGCCCGTCCGCCGGGCTGGTGCGCAGTGCGTCGAGCGCTTCGATGTACCAATGCGCCAGGGCTTCCTGGGCGCTGCCGGGGAGCACCGCGTGGTGCAGGTTCACGTCCGAGGTCTGGCCGATACGGTCGAGGCGGCCGATGCGCTGCTCGAGCAGATCCGGATGCGCCGGCAGGTCGAACAGCACCAGATGGTGGGCAAACTGGAAGTTGCGGCCCTCCGAGCCGATCTCCGAGCACAGCAGCACGCGCGCACCGTCTTCCTGGGCGAAGTAGGCGGCATTGCGGTCGCGCTGGGCCAGCGTCAGGCCCTCTTGGAAGCGCGCGACGCGCGCGCCGCTCTTCAGCCGCAGGGCGGCTTCGAGCAGTTCCACCTTGGCGCGCGTGCGGCAGATCAGCAGCAGCTTGGCCGGCGCCAGGCGGTCGATCAGCGCCACCAGCCAGGCCAGGCGAGGGTCGCGGATCAATGCGGTAACGGCGGGTGGGATCGCCTCGGCGGCATCGGCCTCATTGGCCGGCAAGGTGGTCAGCGGCCGCGGCGGTGTGCGCAGGCCGACATCGCATTCGAACTCCTCGCGCAGCGCGGCGAGGTAGCTTTCCTGGTCCTCGTGCGGCAGGTGCAGGGTGTCGAGGTGCACCACGCGCTGCGGGAAGCCGCCGACGCTGGCGCGCCGGTTGCGGTACATCACGCGACCGGTGCCGTGGCGGTCGATCAGTGCCGCCAGCAGGCGCTGGCGCGCGGCGGGTTCCGGTTGCGCTTCCACCAGCGGCAACAGTTCCGGCTCGTCGTGCAGCACGCTGCGCAGCTTCTTGACCGTGGCCGCGTCGAGCTTGCTCGCATCCAGCAGCTTCTCGGCGAGTTGCGAGATCGCCTGGAAGCCCTGCGCCTCCTGCTCGAAGTGCGCCAGGTCGTTGTAGCGCGCTGGATCGAGCAGGCGCAGGCGCGCGAAATGGCCGCTGCGGCCCAGTTGCTCCGGGGTGGCGGTCAGCAGCACCACGCTCGGCGTCTGGATCGCCAGTTGCTCGGCCAGCGCGTACTCCGGGCTCGCTTCCTCGGGCGTCCACGCCAGGTGGTGCGCTTCGTCGACCACCATCAAATCCCAGCCGGCTGCGGCGATCTGACGCGCGCGCTTGCTGCTGCCGGTGAGGAAGCCGAGGTCGGTGAGGATGAACTGGTCGTCCTGGAAGGGATTGCGCGAATCGTCCGACTGCTCGATCGAATCCGCACGCTCGGCGTCGAAGATCGAGAAGCGCAGGTTGAAACGCCGCAGCAGTTCGACGAACCACTGGTACATCAGCGCTTCGGGCACCAGCACCAGCACCCGCTGGGCGCGCCCGGTAGCGATCATGCGCGCGAGGATCAGGCCCGCCTCGATGGTCTTGCCCAGGCCAACCTCGTCCGCCAGCAGCACGCGCGGCTGCGGCTGCGACAGCGCCGCCTCGACCACCGCCAGCTGGTGCGGCAGCAGCGACACGCGCGCACTGCCGATGCCCCAGCTCGGCGCCGAGCGCGCCAGTGCACGCCTGGCCAGCGCCTCGCAGCGGATCGCAAAGCGCGCGCCGGTGTCGATGCGGCCCGCGGTCAGGCGCTCGTCGGCGGCGCTCGCCGCCTGCACATCGTCCAGTTGCGGCTCGGAAATCCACGTGCCGTTGCTGCGGTAATGCATCAGCCCGTCGCGGTCTTCGACCTCCTCGACCGTATGCATCACGCCATCAGCCGCGATCTGGTCGCCCACGCGGAACTCCGCGCGCGACAGCGGCGCGCTGGTCAGCGCATAGCGGCGCAGCATGCCGGCCTTGGTGAACAAGAGTTCGAGCGCGCGCTGATCGACTTTCTTGATCGTACCGAGCCCGAGTTCAGGCTCTGCCGTGGAGTACCAGCGCTGGCCGGGGACTAGGCGGAAGGTCATTTGGGTGAGTGGTGAGTGGTGAGTAGTGAGTAGCAGCTCGCGCGGGGACGGCTGCCGGCAGTGTGTGCCGATAGCCGCGATTATGGGTTCTGCGAGGGGAATGGGACATGACCGCTGTTGCCGCGGCGGTGAAGAGTTGCGACAGGCCCGGGAATTGCGGACCGCGTAGGCCGGGTGGCGCGTAGCGGCTCCCCGGCGCCGTTGCCGGTGAAGCGCTGCGCGCTACACCGGCCTAGGCTCTCGATTGCCGGGGTCCACGCCAGAGGACGTCTATCAAGCCGCCGACTCTCTGCCGGCGAAGCGCCACATCAACCCACCCGCCGGATCCAACTCACCACTCACCACTCACTACTCACCAACCCCCACCTGATCCACGCGCAGGATCACGCCCAGCGCCGGGTGGTCGAGGTAATGCAGCTCGCCGTAGTTGAGGATGCGCTTGCTGTTGAGGCGGAAGCGTTGCTGGCTGGTCGGGCGGCCGGCGGAATCGCGTGCCTGGACCCGCAGCAGGGTATCGACATGGGCCTCGACACCGCGGCCGAAGCGCAGGCTGATGTCGCCGTCGAGTTCCGGGTTTTCGGCGCTGGTCGCCGCGGCGGCGTCGCTGACCTTGACCGTCTCGCGTCCGCGCAACCGGATTTCGCGCGTGGCACCGACATCCTGCTGCCAGCCGAGGTGAACCAGCGAGCGCGTGCGCGCATGCCGCGCCAGCGCGTCGTTCGCACCGTTCAGGCGCAGCGCCGAGTCGGGCAGCAACTGGTAGGCATCCCCCTCCGCCCCCAGCAGCATCCCTTCGAACATCGGATCCGGATCATCTGCCGACAACGCCGAGCCGGCGTCCGGATTGGCGTAGGCGAACACGATCACCTCGACCTGGATGCGCTGGGCGAGGGCGGGGAAGGTTGCGAGGGCGAATGTGAGGCCGAGGAGGGCACGAGGGCACGAGGGCACGAGGGCACGGTAAAGCAGGGCGGAGGTTTCACGGGCGGATTCCGCAAGGGTGCTGGCGAGCAGGCATAAGCCGCCCCAAGCCCGCTTCCACGTGCCCTCGTGCCCTCGTGCCCTCGTGCCCTCGCAAGAGTGCCGCCACACAATCGTGTTCCCGTGCTTCATCCCCTGCCTCCCAACGCGCCCAGCAACTCGTTCGCCATGCGTACCCGTTCCTCGGGCAGCGCCATTTCGCGCTTCAACTTTAGCTTGTCCTGGCCTTCGAAGGCATAGCGCTTGGGGTCGCGCTGGACCAGGCGGATCAGGTTCATCGGGTCCACCGTGGTCTTCGCCTTGAAGATCACGCGGCCGCCGGCGGGGCCGAGTTCCAGCTTGCGGATGCCGAGCGCCTGCGCACGCAGTTTCATCTTCGCGATGATGAACAGGTGTTTGGCCGGGTCCGGCAGCAGGCCGAAGCGGTCGATCATCTCCACCTGCAACTCGTTCAGCGCCTCGTCGTCGCGCGCGCTGCTGATGCGCTTGTACAGCACCAGGCGGGCGTGCACATCCGGCAGGTAGTCCTCGGGGATCAGCGCCGGGATGCCGAGCTGGATCTCGACCGCCTGTTCCAGCGCGGCCAGCGGATCGTCCGGCAATCGGCCTTCCTTGAGCGCGCGCACCGCGCGTTCGAGCATCTCGGTGTAGAGCGTGAATCCGACCGACTCGATCTCGCCCGACTGCCCCTCGCCGAGCAGCTCGCCGGCGCCGCGGATTTCCAGATCGTGGGTCGACAGGGTGAAGCCGGCGCCCAGCTCTTCCAGCGAGGCCAGCGCATCCAGCCGCTTCTGCGCGTCCTGGGTGATCGACTTCTTGTGCGGCACGATCAGGTAGGCGAAGGCGCGGTGGTGCGAGCGGCCGACGCGCCCGCGCAGCTGGTGCAGCTGCGACAGGCCGAAACGGTCGGCGCGGTTGATGATGATGGTGTTGGCGGTTGGCACGTCGATGCCGGATTCGATGATCGTGGTGCACACCAGCACGTTGAAGCGCTGGCGGTAGAAATCGAGCATCGCCACTTCCAGCTCGCGCTCGGCCATCTGGCCGTGGGCGACGCGGATGCGCGCCTGCGGGATCAGTTCCTCGACCTCGCGCGCGGTCTTCTCGATGGTCTCGACCTCGTTGTGCAGGAAGTAGACCTGGCCGCCGCGGCCGAGCTCGCGCTCGAAGGCCTCGCGCAGCAGCTGCGGATCCCACTGGGCGATGAAGGTCTTGACCGCCAGGCGGTGCTGCGGCGGGGTGGCGATGATCGACAGATCGCGCAGCCCGGTCAGCGCCATGTTCAGCGTGCGCGGGATCGGCGTGGCGGTCAGCGTCAGCAAATCGACCTCGGCGCGCAGCTTCTTCAGCTGCTCCTTCTGGCGCACGCCGAAGCGCTGCTCCTCGTCGACGATCACCAGGCCCAGCTGCTTGAAGCGCACGTCCTCCTGGATCAGCCGGTGGGTGCCGACCATCACATCGACCGTGCCCTTGGCCAGCTCGTCCAGCGCCGCCTTGATCTCCTTGGGCGTCTTGAAGCGCGACAGCACCTCGACGCGGATCGGCCAGTCGGCGAAGCGGTCGGCGAAGTTGCGGTAGTGCTGCTCGGCGAGCAGGGTGGTCGGCACCAGCACCGCCACCTGGCGCCCGGCCTGCGCCGCGACGAAGGCGGCGCGCAGCGCCACCTCGGTCTTGCCGAAGCCCACATCGCCGCAGACCACGCGGTCCATCGGTTCCTTCTTGACCAGGTCCGCGAGTACCGCTTCGATGGCCGCGAGCTGGTCCGGGGTTTCCTCGAAGGGGAAGCCGGCGGCGAACTGCTCGTACAGGCCGCGGTCGATCGTGATCGGCTCGGCGATCCGCGCGCGGCGCTTGGCATACAGCTCCAGCAGCTCGGCGGCGACATCGCGCACCTTCTCCGCGGCGCGCTTCTTCGCCTTGTCCCAGGCGTCCGATCCCAGCGAGTGCAGCGGCGCATGCTCCGGCGCACCACCGGTGTAGCGGCTGATCAGCTCCAGGCCGGACACCGGCACGTAGAGCTTGTCGTTGCCGGCGTATTCGATGGTCAGGAACTCGCCCGGCGCGCCGCCGATGTCGAGCGTGACCAGGCCGCGGTAGCGCCCGACGCCGTGGTCGATGTGCACCACCGGCGCGCCTTCGACCAGTTCGCCGAGGTCGCGGATGATCGATTCCGGATCGCGCTCGCTCTTGCGCCGGCGGCGCTCCTGGCGCGCGCGCTCGCCGTACAGCTGGCGCTCGGTGAGCACGGTCAGCGCCGGATCGGACAGGGCAAAGCCGTCCGACAGCGTGGCCACCGCCACCGCCCAGCGCGCATCCCCGGCGCGGAAGGCCTCCCAGCTATCCAGCACCTGCGGGCGCAGGTTCGACGCGGTCAGCAGTTCCAGCAGCGCCTCGCGCCGGCCTGGCGAATCGGCCGCCAGTAGCACGCGCCCGGGATAGGCGTTGAGGAAGGCCTTCAGCTCGGTGGCCGGTTCCTCGCCCTTGCGCAGCACCGGCAGGCTCGGCGCCGGCAGCGAGCCGGTGTCGTTGGCGTCCTCGAAGCCACCGATCAGCACGCGCTCGCGGCGGTTCAGTTCGCCGCGCAAATCCGACGGCGGCAGGTACAGCTCCGCCGGCGGCAGGATCGGGCGCTCGACGTCATGGCTGCGCTGGTTCCAGCGCTCGCCGGTCGCGGCGAAGAAGTGCTCGGCCGCCTCCAGCGCGCTGTCCTCCAGCACCAGCAGGCTGTCCTTCGGCAGGTAGTCGAACAGCGTGGCGGTGGCATCGAAGAACAGCGGCAGGTAGTACTCGATGCCGGACGGCGCATTGCCGTTCTTGAGGTCCTGGTACAGCGCCGAGCGGCGCACGTCGAGGTCGAAGCGCTCGCGGATCGCCTCGCGCACGCGCTTCTGGTCCGGCTCGTCGAAGGGGAACTCGCGCGCGGGCAGCAACTCGATCTTGTCGACCGCACCGGCCGAGCGCTGGGTCTCCGGATCGAAGGCGCGCAGGGTGTCGATCTCATCGTCCAGCAGCTCGATGCGATACGGCACCTGCGAGCCCGCCGGGTAGAGATCGAGCAGGCTGCCGCGCACCGCGAAATCGCCCGGCTCGATCACCTGACCGACACGCCGGTAGCCGGCGCGCTCCAGGCGGGTCGCCTCGCGCTCCAGGTCCAGCCGGTCGCCGCGCTTGAGCATCAGCACGCGGTCGGCGATGTAGCGCGTCGGCGGCAACCGCTGCATCAGCGTCGACACCGGCACCACCAGCACGCCGCGCGTGACCGAGGGCAGCCGGTACAGCGTGGCGATGCGCTGCGAGACGATGTCCGGGTGTGGCGCGAACAAATCGTAAGGCAGCGTCTCCCAGTCCGGGAAATGCAGCACCGGGACGCCGGGTTCGATGAGCGCCTGCAGGTCCGCTTCCAGCGCGTGCGCCGAAGCCGAGTCCCTGGTCGCGGCCACGATCACCCGCCCGGAGATGCGCGCGGTCTCGGTCAGCGCCAGCGCATGCGCCGCCCCGTGCAGCGGCCGCCAGCGCTTCCACAGCATCGGCGCCTTGGGCAGGGGGAGCGAGAGCAGCTTGGACATCGGCGGGTTGCGGCGGAAAGGGGGCGCGAGGATAACAGCGCGCCCGCCGCCGGGCGGCTCGGCCGGTTCAGCGGCCGTGGATTTCAGCCGGCACTCGCGGTCGGGGCCCTGGCGGCGCCTTCACGCGCATTCGCCGCAGCCGGCTTCGCCAGCTGCGGATTGACCCGCAGGAGGTGGGCGCCGAGGCCCTCGCCGTAGCCGATCTTCCACTCGTCGGCGACGATGATCACGGGGACGCCGCGCGGCGTCGGCGGGGCCTCGTACAGGCGCCGCCCGAGCTGGTCGGTCTCCACGTCGAACTCCGCGTAGGCGAGGCCGGCGGCGAGGAAGTCCGCGCGCTGCTTGCGGCAGTAGCCGCACCAGGTGGCGGTCAGCAGGATCACCGGCTGCCTCGGCCCAGTGGTGTAGTCCACCGATCGCGGCGATCAGCAGCAGCATGCGTGTCCAACTCGCCGTGGCGGGCCTCCATCGGAACCGGTGCGAAGCATGCGTGCGATCCGCCATGGGCCCGTTATTGCAGTTGTAAGCAGACGTGAGCGACCGGCTTCGCGCACATCTTTGCTTACGCGGGTGGCGCGGCGGGCGGAGACCTTGCTGCTAGCGTGGCCGGTGTCTCGGGATTCGAGGAGTGACTTGACGGTGAGTCGTGGGGTGGGATGCGTGGGGCTTCTGGCGGCGCTGCTGGCATGCGTTCCCGCGGGGGCCGTGCGCGGCGAGACGCCCCTGGTCTACGTGCGCTACCCGCGTGTCGGTCCGGCGCCCACACCCGAGGGTGGCGGCTGGTTCGGTAACCTCTATGACGAGCCGTTTCTTGCCTATCCACAGCGATGCTTCGGCAATCCCGGGGGCACCGGCGCACCCGCCTGTCCCGCGGGGTACGCGGTACCGCAGCCGCCGCTGCTGCCCGATGTCCGCGACCTGTACCGGGTCGTTCCCGGCGGCGACATCGTCTTGCGGCGTGCGGATGGCAGCGAGCGCGTGGTGGTCGCGCACGACGAGTCGGCCCCGGACGGCACTCAGGTTGGCAGCGTGCTAGACCTCAACATCTCGCCCGACGCGCGCTGGATCGTCTGGGCCGAGGTCGCCGATGCGCGCGCGGCGGCCAACGAGGCGGGCGTCGGATCGCGTATCGACCTCAAGCGAGCCTATGTGGGCGACGAAACGAGTCCTGCCTTCGGCGTGCCGCACTGCCTGACGTGTGCGCTCGACTACCAGTTCACCCGCTTCAAGGGCTGGGAGCCGTCGTTGGACGCGGCGGCGGTGCGGTCGGTGGTGGGCGGGCCGGTCTTCGTCGCCCCGGTCTGGTTGCCGGACGGCCGCATCCTGTTCGGATCGACCATCGCTGCGGAATCGATCAGCGGTCTTCCCGATTTCTACAACGAGCGGGTGGACTTCTTCGCCACCTCCCAGTTCCAGCCGGCACTGCAACTGTGGACGATGGATGCCGATGGCGCGAACCTCACCCAGATCACGCCGGCATTGCCGACCAGGCTGCAGCACCCGACCCTGATGGCGGACGGCAGGGTGGTGGCCACCAGTTGGGAGATGGCATTCCGCCGGCGCATCCACAACGGCTTTTCGCTGGTCGAACTCAACCTCGACGGCAGTGGCTACCGGCAGTTCTCGCATCGCCACCAGGTGCTCGCCGCAGTCCCGCATTTCGCGGCGGCGATGCCGGGCGGCGAGCTGTGCGCTGTCGAGTACTACAACGGCCAGACCTTCGGTTTCGGATCCCTGTGGTGTGCGCCGGGAGCGCCCGCTGGCCCGGACTTCAGCGATGACCCTTTGCAAGCCTGGGGCAGTTTCCTGGCGCAGACGCCCGGCGCGAGCTGGACCCAGGACTTGCTGGCGGTGAACTGGACCCGCTCGTTCGGGCAATTCGAGCACTATCCGGACCGCCGCCAGCGCCAGGAGCGGATGGGCGCGCGGCTCGTGACACCGCGGATGTCCAATTTCGACGTCTCCACCGCAGACTGGAGTGGACGGGTGACCCATCCGGCACCGGGCCCGGGAGACTCGTTGTATCTGGTCTGGAGCCGTGGTGGCGTGAACCGTGCCGAGGGTGGTGGGCTCCCGGCCGATGCGATGCCGCGCCCGGACGCAGGGATCTACCGGCTTGCGAGTGGCACGGCGACAGCAGTGCTGGAACCCGACAGCCAGTTCGTGCGCGTAGTCGATACCCTGGCCTATCACGAGATGTGGCCGCGCCCGCTGGTGCCGCGGGCCAGCCTGTTCGCCGATGCGCCCACGCCTGCGCCGCCTCCGGGCGAGCCCTATGGCTGGCTGGAAGGCGCGTCGGTGCGCGCGCGCTTGACCCGGCCCGACGGGGTCGACCGCGCCCGCGGCAGTGTCTTCCCGGAGACCGCCTGGCTGGTGCAGGGCACCGAGGCCGGGATCACCGGGGATTCGGACCTGGTAGGCATCCGCGTGCTGGCGGTGATTCCCGAAGGACTTTCGCGGCCATGGTCGCCCGATTTCCCGAACCCCACTCAATATCAGGCGCGCAATCGCGGCTGGTGGTCGCCGGCATTGGACCGCGTGGCGATCCTCGGGGAAGTTCCCGTGTTGAAACGGGATGCCCAGGGCAACCTGATGAGCAATCCGCAGGACACCGGATTGTCCGGTGCAGTGCAGCCCGATACCTCATTCCGCATCCGTGTGCCCGCCGGGGTGGCGATCTTCCAGCAAGGCCTGGACCGGCGCGGCCTCGCCACCTCGACCGAGACCACCTGGCACGCGCTGGCCTCCGGGGAACGCAAGCGCTGCCAGGGATGTCACTGGCGTACCGCCGAGCTGCCGCGTTTCGAAGACAGCATCGCCGGGCAGGATCCGCAGCGCTGGACCGATGTCGCCGAAGCGACGCCGCTGTTCGCCGGCAATGACTCGCATGGCGATCCGGTGGTCGAAGTGGCCGGCGAACGCCTGCTGCGCGTCGAGTGGCAGCGCGACGTGGCGCCGATCCTGTCGGCGCGTTGCAATACCTGCCACCAGGGTGCATCGCCGGCCGGTGGCCTGGTGCTGGACGGCACGATCGCCACCTACCGGCGGCTGGCCGTGCCGCAATCGGACAACCTCACCCTGCCTCAGGTCTCGCCGTGGACGCGCATGTTGCAGGCACGCCAGTCGCGCCTGGCCTGGTACCTGTGGGGCGAGCGGCTGGACGGCCGCGCGGATGCGGGCGATCCCGCTGCGCGCGGCGGATTCGACTGGAGCTTCGACCGCAACCAGGTGCGCCAGAACCACCCGCCCGCGGCGCTCACCGAAGGCGAGCGCCGGCGCGTGGCGCGCTGGATCGACATCGGCATGCCGATCGACCTGACCGACTGGCACGCCAGCCAGGACCCGGCCAACGCCGCGTGGAAGTCGCGTCGCGGCTATCTGCTCGACGACTTGCCGCCGACGCTGGTGCCGGGTGGGCTGCCATGGACCGGCGCGGTGTGCGCCCCGCCGCAACTGCGCATTGGCGTCTGGGACGACGGTGGCTTGGGGCCCGAGTCGCTGAGTGTTCGCCTGGAC
It encodes the following:
- the rapA gene encoding RNA polymerase-associated protein RapA, with protein sequence MTFRLVPGQRWYSTAEPELGLGTIKKVDQRALELLFTKAGMLRRYALTSAPLSRAEFRVGDQIAADGVMHTVEEVEDRDGLMHYRSNGTWISEPQLDDVQAASAADERLTAGRIDTGARFAIRCEALARRALARSAPSWGIGSARVSLLPHQLAVVEAALSQPQPRVLLADEVGLGKTIEAGLILARMIATGRAQRVLVLVPEALMYQWFVELLRRFNLRFSIFDAERADSIEQSDDSRNPFQDDQFILTDLGFLTGSSKRARQIAAAGWDLMVVDEAHHLAWTPEEASPEYALAEQLAIQTPSVVLLTATPEQLGRSGHFARLRLLDPARYNDLAHFEQEAQGFQAISQLAEKLLDASKLDAATVKKLRSVLHDEPELLPLVEAQPEPAARQRLLAALIDRHGTGRVMYRNRRASVGGFPQRVVHLDTLHLPHEDQESYLAALREEFECDVGLRTPPRPLTTLPANEADAAEAIPPAVTALIRDPRLAWLVALIDRLAPAKLLLICRTRAKVELLEAALRLKSGARVARFQEGLTLAQRDRNAAYFAQEDGARVLLCSEIGSEGRNFQFAHHLVLFDLPAHPDLLEQRIGRLDRIGQTSDVNLHHAVLPGSAQEALAHWYIEALDALRTSPADGRELYKRFGPRVIGLALKHADGEDTAGAPLAALIEETRAAHQALSQTIAQGRDRLLELATRHGDRGATLRAALAAGDERREDDDFVLRLFEQYGIETEELGGRNHRLDPEYLSSEDFPWPAEGAMTATFDRTVALSREDLPLLRMDHPMVASAVELMISGETGNAAFLVDPTLPPRSAWITGVFLLECIADRKLDVERYLPPQPITITVDSKLAPRDYNPLPQVITRSDDKPVDLIKFRPILSALVPPMKKAAEERAKADAQGLIAAAMERLNRELGAEFERLRALQRVNPGVRDSEVEALAWQLESLRAALPQARVRLDAIRLAVSPDFLRLVPGGT
- the mfd gene encoding transcription-repair coupling factor codes for the protein MSKLLSLPLPKAPMLWKRWRPLHGAAHALALTETARISGRVIVAATRDSASAHALEADLQALIEPGVPVLHFPDWETLPYDLFAPHPDIVSQRIATLYRLPSVTRGVLVVPVSTLMQRLPPTRYIADRVLMLKRGDRLDLEREATRLERAGYRRVGQVIEPGDFAVRGSLLDLYPAGSQVPYRIELLDDEIDTLRAFDPETQRSAGAVDKIELLPAREFPFDEPDQKRVREAIRERFDLDVRRSALYQDLKNGNAPSGIEYYLPLFFDATATLFDYLPKDSLLVLEDSALEAAEHFFAATGERWNQRSHDVERPILPPAELYLPPSDLRGELNRRERVLIGGFEDANDTGSLPAPSLPVLRKGEEPATELKAFLNAYPGRVLLAADSPGRREALLELLTASNLRPQVLDSWEAFRAGDARWAVAVATLSDGFALSDPALTVLTERQLYGERARQERRRRKSERDPESIIRDLGELVEGAPVVHIDHGVGRYRGLVTLDIGGAPGEFLTIEYAGNDKLYVPVSGLELISRYTGGAPEHAPLHSLGSDAWDKAKKRAAEKVRDVAAELLELYAKRRARIAEPITIDRGLYEQFAAGFPFEETPDQLAAIEAVLADLVKKEPMDRVVCGDVGFGKTEVALRAAFVAAQAGRQVAVLVPTTLLAEQHYRNFADRFADWPIRVEVLSRFKTPKEIKAALDELAKGTVDVMVGTHRLIQEDVRFKQLGLVIVDEEQRFGVRQKEQLKKLRAEVDLLTLTATPIPRTLNMALTGLRDLSIIATPPQHRLAVKTFIAQWDPQLLREAFERELGRGGQVYFLHNEVETIEKTAREVEELIPQARIRVAHGQMAERELEVAMLDFYRQRFNVLVCTTIIESGIDVPTANTIIINRADRFGLSQLHQLRGRVGRSHHRAFAYLIVPHKKSITQDAQKRLDALASLEELGAGFTLSTHDLEIRGAGELLGEGQSGEIESVGFTLYTEMLERAVRALKEGRLPDDPLAALEQAVEIQLGIPALIPEDYLPDVHARLVLYKRISSARDDEALNELQVEMIDRFGLLPDPAKHLFIIAKMKLRAQALGIRKLELGPAGGRVIFKAKTTVDPMNLIRLVQRDPKRYAFEGQDKLKLKREMALPEERVRMANELLGALGGRG
- a CDS encoding glutaredoxin family protein, which codes for MILLTATWCGYCRKQRADFLAAGLAYAEFDVETDQLGRRLYEAPPTPRGVPVIIVADEWKIGYGEGLGAHLLRVNPQLAKPAAANAREGAARAPTASAG